A portion of the Meiothermus sp. Pnk-1 genome contains these proteins:
- a CDS encoding integrase core domain-containing protein, with protein ARASVEAFVFEVYNRKRPHSALGYLTPEAFVDSLLKGGGSPD; from the coding sequence GGCGCGGGCGTCGGTGGAGGCGTTCGTCTTTGAGGTGTACAACCGCAAGCGTCCGCACTCGGCCTTGGGGTACCTGACGCCTGAAGCTTTTGTGGACAGCCTGTTGAAAGGGGGTGGGAGCCCTGACTAA